The region aatttgaaataattggaGGAAATTGGAgagaatttagaattttagaaaatgagatgggtatttataggccgtaaaaaataatataaaaaaaggtaaataaataaataaataaatatatatattttctgtaatttagaagaaaaaaaaaaaaaaaaaaNNNNNNNNNNNNNNNNNNNNNNNNNNNNNNNNNNNNNNNNNNNNNNNNNNNNNNNNNNNNNNNNNNNNNNNNNNNNNNNNNNNNNNNNNNNNNNNNNNNNNNNNNNNNNNNNNNNNNNNNNNNNNNNNNNNNNNNNNNNNNNNNNNNNNNNNNNNNNNNNNNNNNNNNNNNNNNNNNNNNNNNNNNNNNNNNNNNNNNNNNNNNNNNNNNNNNNNNNNNNNNNNNNNNNNNNNNNNNNNNNNNNNNNNNNNNNNNNNNNNNNNNNNNNNNNNNNNNNNNNNNNNNNNNtttttttttttttttcattcattacaGCAGTAATTCCAAAACCCTAGAACTGATTAGTTGATCggagggtttttttttatgtgatgtTTCTGATATCGTGGGAGATAAGGAATTTGATACCGTTGCTTCGCGGAATTACTACCTCCATTTagctttatttttcaattcatttagcgtttatgtttatttacttCTAGTTGTCGTATGAATCTGGGTTGATGCATTTGTGAAAATTAGCTCTGCTTAAAATGAACTATCAAGAACgggaaacaatttcattgatgtatgaaatttACCAAAAGGAAGCAGCCCACATCCGAGTTAGTGACAAGAAACATTTCTAATTGGATATAAGGGTAGAATAATTATAGAATTGAAATAGTGAAGATAATTTATATCGATAAGCATGCTCTTTTCCACTGAAATCCCTTTGATTCCTTTCATTCCAAGGAAAGGATACCGTATTGGggccatttatttatttattttcccatTTTGTTCGGATGTTATTAGTGTCATATGTGGAAATCAAACCTCTGAATCAGTAATCCGTATTTGAAATCTAAGGTCTGATCATGGCTTACTGTCTTTGCTTGAGGTTTCCTCAGATGGGGCTAATGTTGGTTTCTGATCTTCAATGCAGGCCAGTGATAGATTCAACATCAATTCCCAGCTTGAGCACCTTCAGGCTAAATATGTGGGAACTGGGCATGCTGACTTAAATAGATTGTTAGTTTTCCTATTCCTTTGGAGCTTTGATCTTATATTACTTTGCATAGTAGTTTGTAATCCTCATTTCATATCTCTTTGCGTACAGTGAATGGGCTGTGAACATTCAGCGTGATAGCTATGCATCATATGTTGGACATTATCCCATTCTAGCTTACTTCGCTATAGCAGAAAATGAATCCATTGGAAGGGAACGCTACAACTTTATGCAGGTTGGTACATTGCCTTTACTTGTGTTTATTTGTCTTTTCCCTGTCACGCATTCTCTTCATAGCATTAACCCCctacccaaaagaaaaaagtgagAATTGGAAAAGaactaagagaaaaaaagagagaaaaagaggggCTCCAATCCATTTTGTTAAACCTTTCCTAAAATGTTCACTCCTTCCACAAGCCCtccaataaattttattatcagTAGGCAGTtttgatttccttttcttctttagtGCCAACCATTTCTGAGGTTTCTGGATACATTCATTATACTTGTTCTATATTACCTTCATTTGTCCACCACCCTTATTATGTGCTTTCTGAGTTTCAAGTCATTGTAATATGATTACTGGGTGACTTGTTGCTTtcaacttttcaatttttagtaTTCAATCTGGTTTGTTTGTCTTCACTTAAACAATAGTGCAAGTATTTCATTCTGCATGCTTTTAGTTATCAATAATAAATTGGACATACCAAATTTGATATGCGGGGTTGTGCCAACCATGTAACtaactttctttcttaatGAGGAatggaaaatttgattttacaCGCTATGAGTTGCCAATAACGAATTTTTCATACCAACTTTGAAGTGTAGGGTTGTGCCAATCATGTTACTGACTTTCTGTCTTAATGAGGGATGGAAAATTTCATCATAGCAGACCCTTGATTTCATTTACAACTTAATTAGATACAGAATGGTAACTATTAAcattacttttttgttttttgtttttgtttctttgcagAAAATGCTATTACCTTGCGGCCTTCCTCCAGAAAGAGAAGATGATTGAAATCGTATTAGGTTGTGACAAGAGATTTTAGTACTCTGGATCTTCATGGGGTTAACGAACTTATCCTTTCGTGAGCTAACTCTGTGTCTGCTCAGAAGCAATGAATGGGAAATGTGAACTATTTTCTCTTGTAATGCTCTTGCTTGATTAAGAATCAGTTTCCAACTAATCTACAAGACTGCACTGTACCTTGTTGTTCTCCCttttatttcaagaaaaatttcTATCTCAATCATAGTTTGTGGAACGTTCCCATCTTTAGATGTATAATTGGGCTTAATCAATGAATTGATTGTTTCCTTGACAAGACCATGAATTTAATTTGACAGCTATTGATGCTGGATTTGGTCCATTCAGTTTGTAACTATTATCAGTCGGTTACTCAGTTTCAGGAGTTATTGTGTACCTACTGAGACTACTTGTTACAGGACCGCATCAAAACTATGTGATACGTCGCATGCTAATTAATACAGGTGGATGTTTATTAGGTGCTTGACTTGATAATGTTTCTTGTTCAGCATGATGTAGAATGAAAGGAGGACCTTCATGGAACTGCCTCCAACTTAACTTTGGGAAAGATTTTGGGTTGGCTGGAGGGTGCCTCTTTTAAGATACAGACTCTTGCCAATCAGTTCTCTGGTGTGATTATACAAAGTGGAAAGCAGGTCCAACTGAA is a window of Cucurbita pepo subsp. pepo cultivar mu-cu-16 unplaced genomic scaffold, ASM280686v2 Cp4.1_scaffold000332, whole genome shotgun sequence DNA encoding:
- the LOC111785016 gene encoding uncharacterized protein At4g14342 is translated as MQASDRFNINSQLEHLQAKYVGTGHADLNRFEWAVNIQRDSYASYVGHYPILAYFAIAENESIGRERYNFMQKMLLPCGLPPEREDD